The Nitriliruptor alkaliphilus DSM 45188 genome includes a region encoding these proteins:
- a CDS encoding DegV family protein → MASGASVAVVTDSTADLPRDLVESLGIRVVPLSVAFGTESFISGITIDAETFYARLAASPGLPTTSQPAPVWFEEAYADCADDGLEAAVSVHCSGALSGTVQLAADRAARADLPVEVVDSRLVGGALGLVVLAGHRTAQRGGTASEVAAAVRRARDQVTSLVVVDTLDFLKRGGRLTGAQAVVGRALQVKPLLHLVDGRVEVRERTRTWSRAIERLATVAAEAAAGRPVDVIVAHAVAEERAAEVWAALEQRIEIAERLEAPMGPVVGTHVGPGAVGIAVAPASAMPPP, encoded by the coding sequence GTGGCCAGCGGGGCGAGCGTCGCGGTCGTCACCGACTCGACCGCCGATCTGCCTCGAGACCTGGTCGAGAGCCTGGGGATCCGGGTCGTGCCGCTGTCGGTGGCGTTCGGTACGGAGTCGTTCATCTCGGGCATCACGATCGACGCGGAGACCTTCTACGCGCGGCTCGCAGCGTCGCCCGGCCTGCCGACCACGTCGCAGCCCGCGCCGGTGTGGTTCGAGGAGGCCTACGCCGACTGCGCGGACGACGGCCTGGAGGCGGCCGTGTCGGTCCACTGCAGCGGCGCGCTGTCGGGCACCGTCCAGCTGGCGGCCGACCGCGCCGCCCGCGCGGACCTGCCGGTGGAGGTCGTCGACAGCCGCCTGGTCGGCGGCGCGCTCGGCCTGGTGGTGCTGGCGGGCCACCGCACGGCGCAGCGAGGCGGGACGGCGTCGGAGGTCGCGGCGGCCGTCCGCCGGGCCCGTGACCAGGTCACGAGCCTGGTGGTGGTCGACACCCTCGACTTCCTGAAGCGCGGTGGCCGGCTGACGGGCGCCCAGGCGGTCGTCGGTCGGGCGCTGCAGGTCAAGCCCCTCCTGCACCTCGTCGACGGCCGCGTCGAGGTGCGTGAGCGGACACGGACCTGGTCGCGCGCCATCGAGCGGCTGGCCACCGTCGCCGCCGAGGCCGCTGCGGGACGTCCCGTCGACGTCATCGTCGCCCACGCCGTCGCCGAGGAACGCGCCGCCGAGGTGTGGGCGGCGCTCGAGCAACGGATCGAGATCGCGGAGCGCCTCGAGGCACCGATGGGCCCGGTGGTGGGCACGCACGTCGGTCCTGGCGCGGTCGGCATCGCCGTCGCCCCGGCGTCGGCGATGCCACCGCCCTGA
- a CDS encoding alpha/beta fold hydrolase: MGSGTVRANGIEWALTSAGPPDAPLALCLHGFPDTSATWRHLLPQLAAAGFHAVAPAMRGYAPTEVPPDRRTDPDTLTADVNALHRALGGRRDAVLIGHDWGAIAGARAAAAAPDRWRRLVTLAVPPESVVAQARLDVPQARRSWYVVAAQLPGSEALFTARDLALIRRLWHTWSPGYQLQPADLDPLRATFAVPGVARAVLSYFRGFATAAAENRAASRRVTLPPQPHLHLHGRDDGCIGAAIAERAVGVLPHPASRVEVLDGLGHFLHLEDPVTIGARIVEFVTTGRPAVAPR, encoded by the coding sequence GTGGGTAGCGGGACGGTCCGTGCGAACGGGATCGAGTGGGCGCTGACGTCGGCCGGCCCGCCGGACGCCCCGCTGGCCCTGTGCCTGCACGGGTTCCCCGACACCTCGGCGACCTGGCGCCACCTCCTGCCGCAGCTGGCTGCCGCCGGCTTCCACGCGGTCGCGCCGGCCATGCGTGGCTACGCACCGACGGAGGTGCCGCCCGATCGCCGCACCGACCCCGACACCCTGACCGCGGACGTCAACGCGCTGCACCGTGCTCTCGGGGGCCGGCGGGACGCGGTGCTCATCGGACACGACTGGGGGGCGATCGCCGGCGCCCGCGCCGCCGCCGCGGCACCGGATCGCTGGCGCCGACTCGTCACGCTGGCCGTCCCACCCGAGTCGGTGGTGGCGCAGGCACGGCTCGACGTGCCGCAGGCGCGACGGTCCTGGTACGTGGTCGCGGCCCAGCTCCCCGGATCGGAGGCGCTGTTCACCGCCCGCGACCTGGCCCTGATCCGTCGGCTGTGGCACACCTGGTCGCCGGGCTACCAGCTGCAGCCCGCCGACCTCGATCCGCTGCGTGCCACGTTCGCCGTGCCTGGCGTCGCTCGGGCGGTCCTCAGCTACTTCCGCGGGTTCGCGACGGCGGCGGCCGAGAACCGGGCGGCCAGCCGGCGCGTCACGCTCCCGCCGCAACCGCACCTGCACCTGCACGGTCGTGACGACGGCTGCATCGGCGCCGCGATCGCAGAGCGTGCCGTCGGGGTCCTGCCGCACCCAGCGTCCCGTGTCGAGGTGCTCGACGGGCTCGGCCACTTCCTGCACCTCGAGGACCCGGTCACGATCGGGGCGCGCATCGTGGAGTTCGTGACCACCGGCAGGCCCGCCGTCGCGCCCCGTTAG
- a CDS encoding sensor histidine kinase, with protein MTRPERIVWSWSTASVALVFAAAWLSWSTRHVVLPAGFEAGPGAAYLVATLAFVASGAVLAARRPANLVGWVLLAMGTTWQLYGLAGVLRVVAHDAGRAAPWAAWAWDTAWIPALGLVPVLVLCFPDGRLPAPRWRRAIVLLSLSMVALLAGIGLRPGRLASTPVDNPLGLAALADATPVLETVGNLCFAAALLAAAVSMWVRYRRALRTERYQLKWFVTAVVLVVAGATAGNVLEATGASAETLALVRTAPLLALPIAVTVAVLRYRLYGIDTLISRSLQYTGLAGVVGLVYLTVVIGIGSLVGGRPNTGVPLTVGATAIAAVVFQPARRRLEEAANRLVYGQRASPYDVLSSFTERMAGVYPTGTAPEAMAEAVVAGLPVADCCVWLRVRDDLRLAASWPPGADVGAVRIDPSVLRLPGSDHVYPVHRDGTLLGAIAVTSAPGEQLSAAEDRLLRDLAAAAWLVLDNAQLVSELRTSRERLVTAQDAQRRRTERDLHDGAQQRLLELALTLRTAHRQVDEHGPLPATDTIAAAEMQLRAALAELRDLARGIHPAILTERGLVAALESLAARAPLPVTVSAEAIGRLSPTVESTAYFVAAEAIANVIKHAGAGHATIDLHRTGDLIRLQVSDDGSGGADPTQPGLTGLADRVGALDGSLEIVSPPAGGTRLTAILPCA; from the coding sequence GTGACGCGACCAGAGCGGATCGTGTGGAGCTGGTCGACAGCCAGCGTCGCGCTGGTCTTCGCGGCCGCCTGGCTCAGTTGGTCGACCCGCCACGTCGTGCTGCCCGCCGGGTTCGAGGCCGGCCCGGGTGCCGCGTACCTCGTCGCGACCCTCGCCTTCGTCGCCTCGGGTGCCGTGCTCGCCGCGCGGCGACCCGCCAACCTGGTCGGTTGGGTGCTGCTCGCGATGGGCACCACCTGGCAGCTCTACGGCCTGGCCGGCGTGCTGCGCGTCGTCGCCCACGATGCGGGCCGGGCCGCGCCGTGGGCGGCGTGGGCCTGGGACACCGCCTGGATCCCAGCGCTGGGCCTGGTCCCCGTCCTCGTCCTGTGCTTCCCCGACGGCCGGCTGCCCGCACCACGCTGGCGCCGTGCGATCGTCCTCCTGTCGCTGTCGATGGTTGCCCTGCTCGCGGGGATCGGTCTGCGGCCGGGTCGGCTCGCCAGCACCCCGGTCGACAACCCGCTCGGTCTGGCGGCCCTGGCCGACGCGACCCCGGTGCTCGAGACCGTCGGGAACCTGTGCTTCGCCGCCGCGCTGCTGGCCGCCGCCGTCTCGATGTGGGTGCGCTACCGGCGGGCCCTCCGCACGGAGCGCTACCAGCTGAAGTGGTTCGTCACCGCGGTGGTGCTCGTCGTGGCCGGAGCCACGGCCGGCAACGTGCTCGAGGCCACGGGCGCTTCCGCCGAGACCCTGGCGCTCGTGCGCACCGCGCCGCTGCTGGCGCTCCCGATCGCCGTGACCGTCGCGGTGCTCCGCTACCGCTTGTACGGGATCGACACCCTCATCAGCCGGAGCCTGCAGTACACGGGGCTCGCGGGCGTCGTCGGCCTGGTCTACCTGACGGTCGTCATCGGGATCGGCTCCCTCGTCGGTGGGCGGCCGAACACCGGGGTCCCGCTGACCGTGGGGGCGACCGCGATCGCCGCGGTCGTGTTCCAGCCTGCACGCAGGCGGCTCGAGGAGGCGGCGAACCGGCTCGTGTACGGCCAGCGCGCCAGCCCCTACGACGTGCTCAGCTCGTTCACGGAGCGGATGGCCGGGGTGTACCCGACGGGCACCGCACCCGAGGCGATGGCCGAGGCGGTCGTCGCGGGCCTGCCGGTCGCGGACTGCTGCGTGTGGCTGCGGGTGCGTGACGACCTGCGGCTGGCCGCCAGCTGGCCTCCCGGCGCCGACGTCGGAGCGGTCCGGATCGACCCGAGCGTCCTGAGGCTCCCCGGGTCCGATCACGTCTACCCGGTCCACCGCGACGGCACCCTGCTCGGCGCGATCGCGGTGACGTCCGCACCTGGAGAGCAGCTGTCGGCCGCCGAGGATCGGCTGCTGCGGGACCTGGCGGCGGCGGCGTGGCTGGTGCTGGACAACGCGCAACTGGTCTCGGAGCTGCGCACCTCACGGGAGCGCCTGGTCACGGCGCAGGACGCCCAGCGGCGCCGCACCGAGCGCGACCTCCACGACGGTGCCCAGCAGCGACTGCTCGAGCTCGCCCTCACCCTGCGGACCGCCCATCGGCAGGTCGACGAGCACGGCCCGCTCCCAGCCACCGACACCATCGCAGCAGCCGAGATGCAGCTGCGCGCTGCCCTCGCCGAGCTCCGGGACCTCGCCCGTGGCATCCACCCCGCGATCCTCACCGAACGGGGACTGGTGGCCGCCCTCGAGTCGCTCGCGGCGCGTGCGCCGCTGCCGGTCACGGTCAGCGCCGAGGCGATCGGCCGGCTGTCGCCCACCGTCGAATCGACCGCGTACTTCGTCGCGGCCGAAGCGATCGCCAACGTCATCAAGCACGCCGGGGCCGGCCACGCGACCATCGACCTGCACCGGACCGGCGACCTGATCCGGCTCCAGGTGAGCGACGACGGCAGCGGCGGCGCCGACCCGACCCAGCCGGGTCTGACGGGGTTGGCCGACCGCGTCGGCGCGTTGGACGGATCACTGGAGATCGTCAGCCCGCCGGCTGGCGGCACCCGCCTCACCGCGATCCTGCCGTGCGCGTAG
- a CDS encoding LuxR C-terminal-related transcriptional regulator: protein MRVALADDAALFREGIARLLSDAGFTITASVGDAASLTSAIVDDPPDVAILDVRMPPTHTVEGLDAAVTIRRSHPAIGVLLLSQYVETQHVAELLHHAGSAGYLLKERVADADELADAVRRVAAGGCVVDPEVVAMLMGRRRASDPLDRLTAREREVLGLIAEGRSNHAIGERLVLSHKTVETHVGRILTKLDLPPVADTNRRVMAVLTYLEVPRTRSGATPDGTAPGAP, encoded by the coding sequence GTGCGCGTAGCCCTCGCCGACGACGCGGCGCTCTTCCGTGAGGGGATCGCGCGGCTGCTCAGCGACGCCGGGTTCACCATCACCGCGAGCGTGGGGGACGCCGCCTCGCTCACCAGCGCGATCGTCGACGATCCACCGGACGTGGCCATCCTCGACGTCCGCATGCCCCCGACCCACACCGTCGAGGGGCTCGACGCGGCGGTGACCATCCGCCGCAGCCACCCGGCCATCGGCGTGCTCCTGCTGTCGCAGTACGTCGAGACCCAGCACGTCGCGGAGCTGCTGCACCACGCCGGGTCCGCGGGCTACCTGCTCAAGGAGCGCGTGGCCGACGCGGACGAGCTGGCCGATGCCGTCCGTCGGGTCGCGGCCGGCGGCTGCGTCGTCGATCCCGAGGTGGTCGCGATGCTGATGGGGCGCCGACGCGCGTCGGATCCGCTCGACCGGCTCACCGCGCGGGAGCGTGAGGTCCTCGGGCTCATCGCCGAGGGACGATCGAACCACGCCATCGGTGAGCGGCTGGTGCTGTCGCACAAGACCGTCGAGACCCACGTCGGCCGCATCCTGACCAAGCTCGACCTGCCGCCGGTCGCCGACACCAACCGACGTGTGATGGCCGTCCTCACCTACCTCGAGGTACCGCGCACGAGGTCCGGGGCTACCCCTGACGGCACGGCCCCAGGCGCTCCGTAG
- a CDS encoding ComEA family DNA-binding protein → MDLIGEERGRLARAASWFEATPAEVVGLAVLLVCAIGATGVLVWSALGRPALPDGAAMGAGDAGQVGAAAGPTGAAPGDAAAPEQPGGHEHHGDVDDPIDGPLGGQAANGEVTVHVAGAVAAPGVVTLPAGSRVTDAVDAAGGLLGDADPSRINLARPLEDGEQLLILREGEEPPEPPPGAAGGPTAADGAASGGGGPVDLNRATVEQLQSLPGIGPAIAARIVQHRDQHGPFRTPGDLRDVSGIGEKRFQDLADLVTVG, encoded by the coding sequence ATGGACCTGATCGGTGAGGAGCGCGGTCGGCTGGCCCGCGCGGCCAGCTGGTTCGAGGCGACCCCGGCCGAGGTGGTCGGCCTCGCGGTCCTGCTCGTGTGCGCGATCGGTGCGACGGGCGTGCTGGTCTGGTCAGCGCTCGGTCGACCGGCCCTGCCCGACGGGGCGGCGATGGGCGCAGGGGACGCCGGCCAGGTCGGCGCCGCGGCTGGGCCGACCGGCGCGGCGCCGGGAGACGCGGCCGCTCCCGAACAGCCGGGCGGTCACGAGCACCACGGTGACGTCGACGACCCGATCGACGGCCCGCTCGGCGGTCAGGCCGCCAACGGCGAGGTCACCGTCCACGTCGCCGGCGCGGTCGCGGCGCCGGGCGTCGTCACGCTGCCGGCCGGCTCGCGGGTGACCGACGCGGTCGACGCGGCCGGCGGGCTGCTCGGGGACGCCGACCCGTCGCGCATCAACCTGGCCCGGCCCTTGGAGGACGGGGAACAGCTCCTGATCCTGCGGGAGGGCGAGGAGCCGCCCGAACCCCCACCCGGTGCGGCAGGAGGTCCGACCGCCGCGGACGGTGCGGCCTCCGGGGGCGGTGGTCCGGTGGACCTCAACCGCGCGACGGTCGAACAGCTCCAGTCGCTGCCCGGGATCGGCCCGGCCATCGCGGCGCGGATCGTCCAGCACCGTGACCAGCACGGCCCGTTCCGGACCCCCGGGGACCTGCGCGACGTCAGCGGCATCGGGGAGAAGCGGTTCCAGGACCTCGCTGACCTCGTCACGGTCGGGTGA
- the leuS gene encoding leucine--tRNA ligase — protein MNDVERYDPTSFEAEHAQRWHDERTYSTPDLSGEGFYALTMFPYPSGDLHMGHAEIFSIHDTLVRHLRMTGRKVFNPIGWDAFGLPAENAARNRGADPKAWTYANIDEQRSTVVRLGYSFDWDRVLHTCDPEYYRWTQWLFVELFDAGLAYRREALVNWDPVDQTVLANEQVIDGRGERSGAIVQRVPRTQWFFRITDYADELLAGLDTIDWPDRVKNAQRNWVGRSEGAEVTFWTAESEPGVGDGEPVVVYTTRPDTLFGATYFVFAPEHPLVAERMADDADYQAFVEQVASRSDVERVSGFDAAGSGNGEDEAAQRAGRTKRGLRLNFDLVNPVTGQPVPAYAADYVLMDYGTGAIMAVPAHDQRDLDFARQEGLDVRVVIAPTDGTTLDADTMTEAYVGDGTMVNSGDYDGLDWREAKQRITADLEAQGTAKATVNYRLRDWLVSRQRSWGAPIPIVHCGDCGQVPVPRDQLPVRLPDDLDFSVAGSPLDLHPTWKYDVVCPACGNEEAVRDVDTMDTFVDSSWYFLRYLDPTSDTEPWPVDAASRWLPADQYTGGVEHAVLHLLYSRFVVKAMRDRGHVAADEPFQALLNQGQVILGGAAMSKSRGNLVVPGEVYETYGADTLRGTMLFASAPEDDIDWADVSPAGMHKWLSRVWRLALEHVARESAGTAQDASDDVAATLRRATAEAIVAGSADFESRKYNTAIAKLMSLTNATLDATRGADSGGRGGAHGGAAVREALEALLTMLAPICPFITEELWRRLGHDGSVHDQRWPQADTSLLVDDEVEIVVQVNGKVRGRATVAAGADRDALEAAAREAVADQLVDATVRKVIVVPGKLVNLVVG, from the coding sequence ACGACGTCGAACGGTACGACCCGACCAGCTTCGAGGCCGAGCACGCCCAACGCTGGCACGACGAGCGCACCTACTCGACGCCCGATCTGTCGGGCGAGGGCTTCTACGCCCTGACGATGTTCCCGTACCCGTCGGGCGACCTCCACATGGGGCACGCCGAGATCTTCTCCATCCACGACACCCTCGTACGCCACCTGCGGATGACCGGCCGGAAGGTGTTCAACCCCATCGGCTGGGACGCGTTCGGGTTGCCGGCCGAGAACGCCGCCCGCAACCGGGGTGCCGACCCGAAGGCCTGGACCTACGCCAACATCGACGAGCAGCGCTCGACGGTGGTCCGGCTCGGGTACTCGTTCGACTGGGACCGGGTGCTGCACACCTGCGACCCCGAGTACTACCGCTGGACCCAGTGGCTGTTCGTCGAGCTGTTCGACGCGGGGCTGGCCTACCGCCGCGAGGCGCTGGTCAACTGGGACCCGGTGGACCAGACGGTGCTCGCCAACGAGCAGGTGATCGACGGTCGCGGGGAACGCTCCGGGGCGATCGTGCAGCGGGTGCCGCGCACGCAGTGGTTCTTCCGCATCACCGACTACGCCGACGAGTTGCTCGCCGGGCTGGACACGATCGACTGGCCGGACCGCGTCAAGAACGCCCAGCGCAACTGGGTCGGCCGGTCGGAGGGTGCCGAGGTCACCTTCTGGACCGCCGAGTCCGAGCCGGGTGTGGGCGACGGCGAACCCGTGGTCGTCTACACCACCCGTCCCGACACCCTGTTCGGTGCGACCTACTTCGTCTTCGCACCCGAGCACCCGCTGGTGGCCGAACGCATGGCCGATGACGCCGACTACCAGGCGTTCGTCGAGCAGGTCGCCAGCCGCTCCGACGTCGAACGCGTGTCGGGGTTCGACGCTGCAGGCTCGGGGAACGGCGAGGACGAGGCCGCCCAGCGGGCGGGTCGGACCAAGCGTGGCCTGCGGCTGAACTTCGACCTCGTCAACCCCGTGACCGGGCAGCCGGTGCCGGCGTACGCGGCCGACTACGTGCTGATGGACTACGGGACCGGCGCGATCATGGCCGTCCCCGCGCACGACCAGCGCGACCTCGACTTCGCCCGCCAGGAGGGCCTCGACGTCCGGGTCGTGATCGCCCCGACCGACGGCACCACCCTCGACGCCGACACGATGACCGAGGCGTACGTCGGCGACGGCACGATGGTCAACTCCGGCGACTACGACGGGCTGGATTGGCGCGAGGCCAAGCAGCGCATCACCGCCGACCTCGAGGCACAGGGCACCGCGAAGGCCACGGTCAACTACCGCCTGCGTGACTGGCTGGTGTCACGCCAGCGCTCCTGGGGTGCGCCGATCCCGATCGTCCACTGCGGCGACTGCGGGCAGGTCCCCGTCCCCCGCGATCAGCTGCCCGTCCGGCTGCCCGACGATCTCGACTTCTCGGTCGCTGGTTCACCGCTGGACCTGCACCCGACGTGGAAGTACGACGTGGTATGCCCGGCGTGCGGCAACGAGGAGGCGGTCCGCGACGTCGACACGATGGACACCTTCGTCGACTCGTCGTGGTACTTCCTGCGCTACCTCGATCCGACCTCGGACACCGAGCCCTGGCCCGTGGACGCGGCCAGCCGCTGGCTGCCCGCCGACCAGTACACCGGCGGTGTCGAGCACGCCGTCCTGCACCTGCTCTACAGCCGTTTCGTGGTCAAGGCCATGCGTGACCGCGGGCACGTCGCCGCCGATGAGCCGTTCCAGGCGCTGCTCAACCAGGGGCAGGTCATCCTCGGTGGCGCGGCGATGTCGAAGTCCCGGGGCAACCTCGTGGTCCCCGGCGAGGTGTACGAAACCTACGGCGCCGACACGCTGCGCGGGACGATGCTGTTCGCGTCCGCGCCGGAGGACGACATCGACTGGGCCGACGTGTCCCCGGCCGGGATGCACAAGTGGCTCTCGCGGGTGTGGCGCCTGGCCCTCGAGCACGTCGCCCGGGAGTCAGCAGGTACCGCGCAGGACGCGTCGGATGACGTCGCAGCGACCCTGCGACGCGCCACCGCCGAGGCGATCGTGGCGGGCTCGGCGGACTTCGAGTCCCGCAAGTACAACACCGCCATCGCCAAGCTGATGTCGCTGACCAACGCCACCCTCGACGCCACCCGGGGGGCCGACAGCGGTGGGCGCGGCGGCGCGCACGGCGGCGCCGCCGTCCGTGAGGCGCTCGAGGCCCTGCTGACGATGCTGGCGCCGATCTGCCCGTTCATCACCGAGGAGCTGTGGCGTCGGCTCGGCCACGACGGATCGGTCCACGACCAGCGGTGGCCGCAGGCGGACACCTCGCTGCTGGTCGACGACGAGGTCGAGATCGTGGTCCAGGTCAACGGCAAGGTGCGCGGCCGTGCGACCGTCGCCGCCGGAGCCGACCGCGATGCGCTCGAGGCGGCCGCCCGCGAGGCGGTGGCCGATCAGCTCGTGGACGCCACCGTCCGCAAGGTCATCGTCGTCCCGGGCAAGCTGGTCAACCTCGTCGTCGGGTGA
- the holA gene encoding DNA polymerase III subunit delta produces MTPVHLLAGDDDLLLQRELERVLTDLRAQDPDLAVEVHDVTETDHLPELRTASLFGGRTCVVLRGVEGLSGDLKYEVETYLESPSEDAVLVLVARGVGKVQKIAKLAKQRGERSDVKAPADWDDRGWDRLVGEEFRRLKRKADASAIAALRAHAGTVPGVIASKVGQVCAAEPSAPTITADHVEATVEGHGKVSGFTVADAVVDREPGTAIVALRGALESGEAPLALLGALTYRFRQLLQIRGGADAKSAGVPPGQFKRLQGLAGRFGPGELAWCHDRIAQLDVDLKGSELPADLVLELGVIELATSRSVGRPFNPLAAR; encoded by the coding sequence ATGACCCCCGTTCACCTCCTCGCCGGCGACGACGACCTGCTCCTCCAGCGCGAGCTGGAGCGGGTCCTGACCGACCTGCGCGCGCAGGACCCGGACCTCGCGGTCGAGGTCCACGACGTCACCGAGACCGATCACCTCCCCGAGCTGCGCACCGCGTCGCTGTTCGGCGGCCGGACGTGCGTGGTGCTGCGGGGCGTCGAGGGCCTGTCGGGTGACCTCAAGTACGAGGTCGAGACCTACCTCGAGTCGCCCTCCGAGGACGCGGTGCTCGTGCTCGTCGCGCGGGGGGTCGGGAAGGTCCAGAAGATCGCCAAGCTCGCCAAGCAACGTGGCGAGCGGTCGGACGTCAAGGCGCCGGCCGACTGGGACGACCGCGGCTGGGACCGCCTCGTCGGCGAGGAGTTCCGGCGGCTGAAGCGCAAGGCCGACGCGTCGGCCATCGCCGCCCTCCGGGCGCACGCGGGCACCGTCCCCGGGGTCATCGCCTCGAAGGTCGGACAGGTCTGCGCCGCCGAGCCCTCGGCGCCCACCATCACGGCCGATCACGTCGAAGCCACCGTCGAGGGCCACGGCAAGGTCAGCGGGTTCACCGTCGCCGACGCCGTGGTCGACCGTGAACCGGGGACGGCCATCGTCGCGCTGCGCGGCGCGCTCGAGTCGGGCGAGGCCCCGCTCGCGTTGCTCGGCGCGCTGACCTACCGGTTCCGCCAGCTCCTGCAGATCCGCGGTGGTGCCGACGCCAAGAGCGCCGGCGTGCCGCCGGGCCAGTTCAAGCGGCTCCAGGGGCTCGCCGGACGTTTCGGTCCCGGCGAGCTCGCCTGGTGCCACGACCGCATCGCGCAGCTCGACGTGGACCTGAAGGGCTCCGAGCTGCCGGCCGACCTGGTGCTCGAACTCGGCGTCATCGAGCTCGCCACGAGCCGCTCGGTCGGCCGGCCCTTCAACCCGCTGGCTGCCCGCTGA